The following are from one region of the Vicinamibacterales bacterium genome:
- a CDS encoding VWA domain-containing protein, whose protein sequence is MTKRTRSFVSFASFAFFLSFLFVCLAAQRPEAPTQAQQRPLFRGGTHFVRVDAYPMQDGRIVEGLTPADFEILEDGKPQAIDSLDFIRFDTLTPEAERRDPVSQQTGFDMAADPRYRVFVVYVDLTLSQSAGAFSASSDLPRVQQPLVNFFERVIGSQDLYALMTTRNSVKDLVLAQKTTVTVSQVKDLFRANVIERDEADEVLGACDFGSAVEQLKFLYRADASYTNLHELTAQLGSLRQERKNLVLVTNLLPRWGPNRSLYESLVASQGGRAGQNGIQNGRVTGDNREIYTNGRGGSMDGCMAEAGRLSLMDFEPRYRELLDEAKRQNVSVYVITPGGLQAPPSIAQQASVKTAYNDLRSLAEETDGIAVVDTNDLNAGFKRIADDLAAYYVLGYYTTNTKFDGGLRKITVKLKGKTIRARRQYRAPTEAEMTDLAQRGSASQAAAAAAEMASGPPAVIGEPIAYRVSRTQPPERAKPLEFVRSDRLRVEWPVLAGLDRREARMLDTAGKPMPFEVPVSESADGKIVVVELALAPFGRGGYSLELTAASGGRTERRRLTFIMK, encoded by the coding sequence ATGACGAAACGCACCCGCTCCTTCGTGTCCTTCGCCTCCTTCGCGTTCTTCTTATCCTTCTTGTTCGTGTGCCTGGCGGCGCAGCGGCCGGAGGCGCCCACCCAGGCGCAGCAGCGGCCGCTGTTCCGGGGCGGGACGCATTTCGTGCGCGTCGATGCCTACCCGATGCAGGACGGCCGGATCGTCGAAGGGCTCACGCCGGCGGACTTCGAGATCCTCGAGGACGGCAAGCCGCAGGCGATCGACAGCCTCGACTTCATCCGCTTCGACACCCTGACGCCGGAGGCCGAGCGCCGCGACCCGGTCTCGCAGCAGACCGGATTCGACATGGCGGCCGACCCGCGGTATCGCGTGTTCGTCGTCTACGTGGACCTGACGCTGAGCCAGTCGGCGGGCGCCTTCTCCGCCAGCAGCGATTTGCCGCGAGTACAGCAGCCGCTCGTGAATTTCTTCGAGCGCGTCATCGGCTCGCAGGATCTCTACGCGCTGATGACGACGCGCAACTCGGTCAAGGATCTGGTGCTTGCCCAGAAGACCACGGTAACGGTCAGCCAGGTCAAGGATCTCTTTCGCGCCAACGTCATCGAGCGGGACGAAGCCGACGAAGTGCTGGGCGCCTGTGATTTCGGGTCCGCGGTCGAGCAACTGAAATTCCTCTACCGCGCCGACGCGAGCTACACCAACCTTCACGAGTTGACCGCGCAGCTCGGCTCGCTGCGTCAGGAGCGCAAGAACCTCGTCCTCGTCACCAATCTGCTGCCGCGATGGGGGCCCAACCGGAGCCTCTACGAATCGCTGGTGGCATCGCAGGGCGGCAGGGCCGGCCAGAACGGCATCCAGAACGGGCGCGTCACCGGCGACAATCGCGAGATCTACACGAACGGCCGCGGCGGCAGCATGGACGGCTGCATGGCCGAAGCGGGACGGCTCTCGCTGATGGACTTCGAGCCGCGGTATCGCGAACTGCTCGACGAGGCCAAGCGCCAGAACGTCAGTGTCTACGTGATCACGCCTGGGGGGCTGCAGGCGCCGCCCTCGATCGCGCAGCAGGCGTCGGTGAAGACGGCCTACAACGATTTGCGATCGCTCGCCGAAGAGACCGACGGCATCGCCGTCGTCGATACCAACGATCTGAACGCCGGTTTCAAGCGCATCGCCGACGATCTGGCCGCCTACTACGTGCTCGGCTACTACACGACGAACACGAAGTTCGACGGCGGCCTTCGGAAGATCACCGTCAAGTTGAAGGGGAAGACCATTCGGGCGCGGCGCCAGTATCGCGCGCCGACGGAAGCCGAGATGACCGACCTCGCCCAGCGCGGCTCTGCGTCCCAGGCCGCCGCTGCCGCCGCCGAGATGGCGAGCGGTCCGCCGGCCGTCATTGGCGAGCCGATCGCATACCGGGTCAGCCGCACACAGCCGCCCGAGCGGGCGAAGCCGCTCGAATTCGTCCGCTCGGATCGCCTCCGCGTCGAGTGGCCGGTACTGGCCGGGCTCGATCGCCGAGAGGCGCGCATGCTCGACACCGCCGGCAAACCGATGCCGTTCGAGGTGCCGGTTTCCGAGTCTGCCGACGGCAAGATCGTCGTCGTCGAGTTGGCGTTGGCGCCGTTCGGCCGCGGCGGCTATTCCCTCGAACTGACCGCGGCGTCCGGCGGCCGGACGGAGCGCCGACGTCTCACGTTCATCATGAAATAG
- a CDS encoding DUF58 domain-containing protein produces MRNDVQRGGLSGTRFVDPAVLARIGNLELVSRSVVDGFINGLHRSPYFGASVDFAEHRGYTPGDDIRRVDWKLFGRTDRFYIKEYEADTNANFAVLLDVSKSMGFGSRGVTKFEYGQMLAGCLTYMVHRQRDRVGFAAFDDDVVEFVPPSAKHMETTLHVLNRLRPARPGRLAPSMRKLAEHFARRGLLVVVSDFYEEPQAVLDAIAPLRFRGHDIIVFHLLDPAEIEFTYDDASAFEDLESGEQIPVVPEALAEQYRALVREHSETLRSKFSELRIDYALLSTASPLDHALFSYLSMREQLTRVR; encoded by the coding sequence GTGCGGAACGACGTTCAGCGCGGCGGGTTGTCGGGGACGAGGTTCGTCGACCCGGCGGTTCTCGCCAGGATCGGCAACCTGGAGCTGGTGTCGCGCTCGGTCGTCGACGGCTTCATCAACGGCCTGCACCGGTCGCCGTACTTCGGCGCGTCGGTCGACTTCGCCGAGCATCGCGGCTACACGCCGGGCGACGACATCCGCCGCGTCGACTGGAAGCTGTTCGGCCGTACCGACCGCTTCTACATCAAGGAGTACGAGGCCGACACCAACGCCAACTTCGCCGTGCTGCTCGACGTGTCGAAGTCGATGGGGTTCGGCAGCCGCGGCGTCACCAAGTTCGAGTACGGACAGATGCTCGCCGGCTGCCTGACCTACATGGTGCACCGCCAGCGCGATCGGGTGGGGTTTGCCGCCTTCGACGACGACGTGGTGGAGTTCGTGCCGCCGTCGGCGAAGCACATGGAGACGACGCTGCACGTGCTCAATCGCCTGCGGCCGGCGCGCCCGGGCCGGCTGGCGCCGTCGATGCGGAAGCTGGCCGAGCATTTCGCGCGGCGGGGCCTGCTGGTCGTCGTATCCGACTTCTACGAGGAACCGCAGGCGGTGCTCGACGCGATCGCGCCGCTGCGCTTCCGCGGCCACGACATCATCGTCTTCCACCTGCTCGATCCGGCCGAGATCGAGTTCACCTACGACGACGCGTCGGCGTTCGAAGATCTGGAGAGCGGTGAACAGATTCCGGTGGTGCCGGAGGCGCTCGCCGAGCAATACCGCGCGCTGGTGCGCGAGCACTCGGAGACGCTGCGCTCCAAGTTCTCGGAACTGCGGATCGACTACGCGCTCCTGAGCACCGCGTCGCCACTGGACCACGCGCTCTTCTCGTACTTGTCGATGCGCGAGCAGCTGACGCGGGTGCGATGA
- a CDS encoding DUF4175 family protein: MKIEGVMMQHGDGRSDLIAIIHEVRRRWRTKIALRGGALTAGCIAAALILSAFALQWMRFTPESILGFRIALALVVGLAGYLLLVRPQLRRVTDEQVALYLEEHEPSLEAAIISAVEAEKTAGAAPSPVLVARLVQNAVEKVRAIEDGRRVERAPVRRYSGALGGVFAIAALVFLLGPAYMRHALSALLVVSRSVEAATYRIEVTPGNHTLPRGADQPVTAKLVGFQADQAVLMVRRSATAAFERVPLVRSDDRYEGTLFDVAAPVEYFIEAVGVRSPIFNLKVADMPYVQKLELEYHFPAYTGLAPRKIEDGGDVAVIRGTEVRVRAVTTMKANGGAIVIDDKTQVPMSADADGTLQSSFTADHDGFYRIDLDSPGGSRVNGSPKYSIDVLNDQPPSVSFVKPGRDTSASPIEEVFLEAKAEDDYGIKSMELVYSVNGGAEKTVKLFDGSTRMPTVSAGHTLYMEEMGVKAGDSVSYYARAFDNNTVAGPQKATSDLYFVRIRPLTKDFRKADSQAGGGGGGQQNQVNSLSEQERQIIAATFNLQRDRKASGEEKTKQGAVVAGLMQKRLQDQVNELLTNFATRVGDQAERFKKITDFLKQSMPDMQSAAARLQAGAPDQALPLEHKALEALQKAEEEYELQVSTQQQQGGGGGGGSQKMAEELADLFELEVDKMANQYETAQRASQQQADQKIDELAEKLKELARRQEQQAEQQRRRAAQGQGQAGGDAQRQLADQAEEAARQLEKLARDENRPQLQQTARQLQDAANKMRQAAANGDPNAAAAAAGAMEQLKEAERQLQQSQSQRTGRDVQDALRQAEAMARDQQQIQDDVGKLDQQQGDARAGKAQQLSERKQQLAGQVDQFEKQLDRTAGDMFKNEREASRKLTDAANTIRDKRIRDKIRYSDGMLRGGSSASDVAAFDRDVQNNLDDLKKKIGEAASAVGRTPADPNAQALDKARQLAEGLQSLGERMRGDSQQQGNRAGQQSQNGQSQNGQNQNGQRQGGQSQNQQGQQGQQGQQGQQGQQGQQGQQGQQGQNGQQGQQGQNGQQGGGQQQNGQQGGNGGRNQGDPTQGGRNGQGSNTAGMMNPNGSPTSGPGRFTDEQIRQFRAEARQRAADAETLRRLLGQQKMDTKEIDDIVKGLRKLDDESAYTNAQNVAGLEQALADNVKRFEYTLRRKLDANQNQVFLSGTDDVPEQYRKLVEQYYRSLSKGGK, translated from the coding sequence GTGAAGATCGAGGGTGTCATGATGCAGCACGGAGACGGCCGGTCCGACCTCATCGCCATCATCCACGAGGTGCGCCGGCGCTGGCGGACCAAGATCGCGCTGCGCGGCGGTGCCCTGACAGCGGGCTGCATCGCCGCGGCGCTGATCCTGTCGGCGTTCGCGCTGCAGTGGATGCGGTTCACCCCCGAGTCGATCCTCGGCTTCCGCATCGCGCTCGCGCTGGTCGTCGGCCTGGCGGGGTACCTGCTGCTGGTGCGGCCGCAGCTGCGCCGCGTGACCGACGAACAGGTGGCGCTCTATCTCGAGGAGCACGAGCCCTCGCTCGAGGCGGCGATCATCAGCGCCGTGGAAGCGGAGAAAACGGCTGGCGCGGCCCCTTCGCCGGTGCTCGTCGCGAGGCTGGTGCAGAACGCGGTCGAGAAGGTGCGCGCCATCGAGGATGGCCGGCGCGTCGAGCGGGCGCCGGTCAGGCGCTACTCCGGCGCGCTCGGCGGCGTGTTCGCGATCGCGGCGCTGGTGTTCCTGCTCGGTCCCGCCTATATGCGGCATGCCCTGTCGGCCCTGCTCGTCGTCTCGCGCAGCGTCGAGGCGGCGACGTACCGCATCGAGGTCACGCCCGGCAATCACACCCTGCCGCGCGGCGCCGATCAGCCCGTCACCGCGAAGCTGGTCGGCTTCCAGGCCGATCAGGCGGTGCTGATGGTGCGCAGGTCGGCGACCGCGGCGTTCGAGCGCGTCCCGCTCGTGCGCAGCGACGATCGCTATGAGGGCACGCTCTTCGACGTGGCCGCCCCCGTCGAGTATTTCATCGAGGCGGTCGGAGTCCGTTCGCCGATCTTCAACCTGAAGGTGGCGGACATGCCCTACGTCCAGAAGCTCGAGCTCGAGTACCACTTTCCCGCCTATACCGGCCTGGCGCCGCGCAAGATCGAGGACGGCGGCGACGTGGCCGTCATCCGCGGCACCGAAGTCCGGGTGCGGGCCGTCACGACGATGAAGGCGAACGGCGGGGCGATCGTGATCGACGACAAGACCCAGGTGCCGATGAGCGCCGACGCCGACGGCACGCTGCAGTCTTCGTTCACGGCCGATCACGACGGCTTCTACCGCATCGATCTCGATTCGCCCGGCGGTTCCCGCGTCAACGGCTCGCCGAAATACTCGATCGACGTCCTCAACGATCAGCCACCGTCGGTCTCGTTCGTCAAGCCTGGCCGCGACACGTCGGCTTCGCCGATTGAAGAGGTGTTCCTCGAGGCGAAGGCGGAAGACGACTACGGCATCAAGTCTATGGAGCTGGTCTACAGCGTCAACGGCGGCGCCGAGAAGACGGTCAAGCTGTTCGACGGCAGCACCCGCATGCCGACGGTGTCGGCCGGTCACACGCTCTACATGGAAGAGATGGGCGTGAAGGCTGGCGACTCGGTCTCGTACTATGCGCGCGCGTTCGACAACAACACCGTCGCCGGGCCGCAGAAGGCGACGAGCGATCTCTACTTCGTGCGCATCCGTCCGCTGACCAAGGACTTCCGCAAGGCCGATTCGCAGGCGGGCGGCGGGGGCGGCGGCCAGCAGAACCAGGTCAACAGCCTGTCGGAGCAGGAGCGCCAGATCATCGCGGCGACCTTCAACCTGCAGCGCGATCGCAAGGCGAGCGGCGAGGAGAAGACCAAGCAGGGCGCCGTCGTCGCCGGCCTAATGCAGAAGCGGTTGCAGGACCAGGTCAACGAGCTCCTCACCAATTTCGCGACGCGGGTCGGCGATCAGGCCGAGCGGTTCAAGAAGATTACCGACTTCCTGAAGCAGTCGATGCCCGACATGCAGTCGGCCGCGGCCAGGCTGCAGGCCGGGGCGCCCGATCAGGCGCTGCCGCTCGAGCACAAGGCCCTCGAGGCGCTGCAGAAGGCCGAGGAGGAATACGAGCTGCAGGTCTCTACGCAACAGCAGCAGGGGGGCGGGGGTGGCGGCGGCAGCCAGAAGATGGCCGAGGAACTCGCCGATCTGTTCGAGCTCGAAGTCGACAAGATGGCCAACCAGTACGAGACCGCGCAGCGCGCGTCGCAGCAGCAGGCCGACCAGAAGATCGACGAGCTCGCCGAGAAGTTGAAGGAGCTGGCGCGCCGCCAGGAACAACAGGCCGAGCAGCAGCGCCGGCGTGCCGCACAGGGGCAGGGGCAGGCGGGAGGGGACGCGCAGCGGCAGCTCGCCGACCAGGCCGAAGAAGCGGCGCGCCAACTCGAAAAACTGGCGCGCGACGAGAACCGGCCGCAGTTGCAGCAGACGGCGCGGCAGCTGCAGGACGCCGCGAACAAGATGCGGCAGGCCGCGGCCAACGGCGACCCGAATGCCGCAGCTGCGGCGGCGGGAGCGATGGAGCAGCTCAAGGAAGCCGAGCGCCAGCTGCAGCAGTCGCAGTCGCAGCGCACCGGGCGCGACGTGCAGGACGCGCTGCGCCAGGCCGAGGCGATGGCCCGCGACCAGCAGCAGATACAGGACGATGTCGGCAAGCTCGATCAGCAGCAGGGGGACGCGCGCGCCGGCAAGGCGCAGCAGCTGAGTGAGCGCAAGCAGCAGCTCGCCGGCCAGGTCGATCAGTTCGAGAAACAGCTCGATCGCACCGCCGGCGACATGTTCAAGAACGAGCGCGAGGCGTCACGCAAGCTGACCGACGCGGCCAATACCATCCGCGACAAGCGCATCCGCGACAAGATTCGCTATTCGGACGGCATGCTGCGCGGCGGCAGCTCGGCGTCCGACGTCGCCGCATTCGATCGCGACGTCCAGAACAACCTCGACGATCTGAAGAAGAAGATCGGCGAGGCCGCGTCCGCCGTCGGCCGGACGCCCGCCGACCCGAACGCTCAGGCGCTCGACAAGGCTCGTCAACTGGCGGAGGGGCTGCAGTCGCTCGGCGAACGTATGCGCGGCGACTCGCAGCAGCAGGGCAATCGTGCCGGCCAGCAAAGCCAGAACGGCCAAAGCCAGAACGGCCAGAACCAGAACGGCCAGCGCCAAGGCGGGCAGTCCCAGAACCAGCAGGGGCAGCAAGGCCAGCAAGGCCAACAGGGCCAGCAAGGGCAACAAGGCCAACAGGGCCAGCAAGGGCAACAAGGCCAGAACGGTCAGCAAGGGCAACAAGGGCAGAACGGCCAGCAGGGTGGCGGCCAGCAGCAGAATGGCCAGCAGGGCGGCAACGGCGGCCGCAATCAGGGCGATCCGACGCAAGGCGGACGCAATGGCCAGGGCAGCAACACCGCCGGCATGATGAATCCGAACGGTTCGCCGACCTCGGGCCCAGGCCGTTTCACCGACGAGCAGATCCGCCAGTTCCGCGCCGAGGCGCGGCAGCGCGCCGCGGACGCGGAAACACTGCGGCGGCTCCTCGGCCAGCAGAAAATGGACACCAAGGAGATCGACGACATCGTCAAGGGCCTGCGCAAGCTGGACGACGAGAGTGCATACACCAACGCGCAGAACGTCGCCGGCCTCGAGCAGGCGCTCGCCGACAACGTGAAGCGCTTCGAGTACACCCTGCGGCGCAAGCTCGACGCCAATCAGAATCAGGTCTTCCTCTCCGGTACCGACGACGTGCCCGAGCAGTACCGTAAGCTCGTCGAACAGTACTACCGGTCGTTGTCGAAGGGCGGGAAGTAA
- a CDS encoding VWA domain-containing protein encodes MSFVSFAFGLFGSFPSAQQSDQKPPVFRVGAHLVTVDAYPTQGGGQIIRGLTPDDFEISEDGRPQKVENAELIDYGEKLSDDDRSVQMSAREALELAADSRYRVLVFVLDRQAFDRDTWLATRGPLLEYLRSTIEPRDLVGFVTTDDPWDSVVLGRRLSSIEEEIADPDWLRTPYREDAMVMAGCGMDGMNSRVRADTTFTLLEGLVRMLGQVREDHTSIVFISNGIARVTPDRRTDDSHPISLPKMGMVNGRIQRAGPDMHEAYCRQERQRLKDIDFEHRFTDLTRSARASNISFYPIGIWNPHPALPPELLASGFRWPQHPPAELVDSLLALAKDTDGFAVPPQGDVPGGLKRIAADVGTHYLLGYYTTNTKWDGRFRSIRVRLKRTGAEIRARSGYRAPTAEDVASLSAPPKPGAHVTPAPVAAALATLSAVRPSAQFIAYGALAGRMLYVTIETPSVAVDAGRWNDGAALDVIAEAGSGESVGTAHGRLGANGRASLQVPIDAGAAPSNMFIRVHSEGASITERVQIGVDPASLVGDPLGFRSSARGLAIPAASFVFAHDEKLRLEWPVLGPVERFEARLLDRYGLPLKFRLNVEDQPVLGTRRLVASLSFASLARGDYVLELMAASGGTKEAHYLALRVN; translated from the coding sequence GTGTCCTTCGTCTCCTTCGCGTTCGGTCTATTCGGTTCCTTCCCTTCTGCGCAGCAATCCGATCAGAAGCCGCCTGTCTTCCGGGTCGGCGCCCACCTGGTGACGGTCGACGCGTATCCCACCCAGGGCGGCGGACAGATCATTCGCGGGCTGACGCCGGACGATTTCGAGATTTCCGAGGACGGCCGCCCGCAGAAGGTCGAGAACGCCGAGCTCATTGACTACGGCGAGAAACTGTCCGACGACGACCGGTCGGTGCAGATGTCGGCGCGCGAGGCGCTCGAGCTGGCCGCCGACTCCCGCTACCGCGTCCTGGTCTTCGTCCTCGATCGCCAGGCCTTCGACCGCGACACCTGGCTGGCGACCCGCGGTCCGCTCCTCGAGTATCTGCGCAGCACGATCGAGCCGCGCGATCTCGTCGGCTTCGTCACCACCGACGATCCCTGGGACAGCGTCGTGCTCGGACGTCGGCTCAGCTCGATCGAGGAAGAGATCGCCGATCCCGACTGGCTACGGACCCCGTATCGCGAGGACGCGATGGTGATGGCGGGCTGCGGCATGGACGGCATGAACTCGCGGGTACGCGCCGACACCACCTTCACACTGCTCGAGGGACTCGTCCGGATGCTCGGCCAGGTGCGCGAGGATCACACCAGCATCGTCTTCATCTCCAACGGGATCGCGCGCGTGACGCCCGACCGCCGCACCGACGACTCGCACCCGATCTCGCTGCCGAAGATGGGCATGGTCAATGGGCGGATCCAGCGCGCCGGGCCTGACATGCACGAGGCCTACTGCCGTCAGGAGCGGCAGCGGCTCAAGGACATCGATTTCGAGCACCGTTTCACGGACCTGACCCGATCGGCGCGCGCCTCGAACATCTCGTTCTATCCGATCGGCATCTGGAATCCGCACCCGGCGCTGCCGCCGGAGCTCCTCGCCTCCGGTTTCCGCTGGCCCCAGCATCCGCCGGCCGAGCTCGTCGACTCGCTGCTGGCACTGGCCAAGGATACCGACGGCTTCGCGGTGCCGCCGCAGGGCGACGTCCCCGGCGGATTGAAGCGCATCGCGGCCGACGTCGGGACGCACTACCTGCTCGGCTACTACACGACCAATACAAAGTGGGACGGGCGGTTCCGGTCGATCCGCGTCCGCCTGAAACGGACCGGCGCCGAGATCCGCGCGCGCAGCGGCTACCGCGCGCCCACCGCCGAAGACGTCGCCAGCTTGTCAGCGCCGCCGAAACCGGGCGCACACGTGACGCCGGCGCCGGTCGCGGCCGCACTCGCCACGCTCAGCGCCGTACGTCCTTCGGCGCAGTTCATCGCCTATGGCGCGCTGGCCGGCCGGATGCTCTACGTGACGATCGAGACGCCGTCAGTGGCGGTCGACGCCGGACGCTGGAACGACGGCGCGGCGCTCGACGTCATCGCGGAAGCCGGGTCAGGCGAATCGGTCGGCACCGCACACGGGCGGCTCGGCGCCAACGGCCGCGCGTCGCTGCAGGTACCGATCGATGCCGGCGCCGCGCCGTCGAACATGTTCATCCGCGTCCACTCGGAGGGGGCCTCGATTACCGAGCGCGTGCAGATCGGCGTCGACCCTGCGTCGCTCGTCGGCGACCCGCTCGGTTTCCGTTCGAGCGCCCGCGGCCTGGCGATTCCGGCGGCCTCGTTCGTGTTCGCTCACGACGAGAAGCTCCGGCTCGAGTGGCCGGTGCTCGGTCCGGTGGAGCGGTTCGAAGCGCGCCTGCTCGATCGCTACGGCCTGCCGCTGAAGTTCCGGCTGAACGTCGAAGACCAGCCGGTGCTCGGGACGCGCCGGCTGGTCGCCAGCCTGTCGTTTGCGTCGCTCGCCCGCGGCGACTACGTGCTCGAATTGATGGCCGCTTCAGGCGGCACGAAGGAAGCCCACTATCTGGCGCTTCGCGTGAACTGA
- a CDS encoding BatA domain-containing protein has translation MGFVTPLVLLGLGALAVPVFVHLIQRERKRVVEFPSLMFLRRIPYQSVRRRRIRDVVLLLMRLAALALIVLAFARPFFRRDTLAAAAQNGAREMVILVDASYSMGYGDRWQKAQAAARDAVARLATGDKASLVFFATGADVAVRSAADQGRLAAAVAAGKVGAGATRYAPALKLAGSLLSESPLPRREVVLVSDFQRRGWEQSPGRDDLKLPDRTELTIVNVASGETANLAVTPVSLQRTRFENHDRVAVTAGLVNHSSKPISNVNLTLEVDGNAIQSLPVSAAANGSASVTFAPFTVASRNMRATVRLPHDALDRDNVFHFVVSPSEPVHVVVVDRAGAEGEALYLTRALAIGEAPRLELTPRTPATFSDADTRTAQVIVLNDVQVSDELADRLGRFVSAGGGLLIAAGPHATWPAHAGAVVPALLGDVVDRTTSVPSRLGALEFSHPVFELFRAPRSGDFSAARFYGYRATGQPAGQVLARFDDGTAALLERKVGAGRVLVWTSTLDLSWNDMPVKAVFLPFVQTLTKYLADYSEAPASLTVGQVIPAPRRAGLRAASTSRGGTVAVAPSGARVSVETEDGALELGEQGFYDVRTQGAGADSATVLASNVDLSESDLTPMDPRELQAAIAGRATGSASGVGEARPSAEAQAQAQRLWWYLLVAGGLLLAGETLLANRLSTNASRLS, from the coding sequence ATGGGCTTCGTAACCCCCCTCGTCCTGCTCGGACTCGGCGCCCTCGCTGTGCCGGTCTTCGTGCACCTCATTCAGCGCGAGCGCAAGCGCGTCGTCGAGTTCCCGTCGCTGATGTTCCTGCGACGCATCCCGTACCAGTCGGTGCGGCGCCGCCGCATCCGCGACGTGGTGCTGCTGTTGATGCGGCTCGCCGCGCTGGCGCTGATCGTGCTAGCGTTCGCGCGGCCGTTCTTCCGCCGCGACACCCTCGCCGCCGCGGCTCAGAACGGTGCGCGGGAGATGGTGATCCTCGTCGACGCCTCCTACAGCATGGGCTACGGCGATCGCTGGCAGAAGGCGCAGGCGGCCGCGCGCGACGCGGTGGCCAGGCTGGCGACCGGCGACAAGGCGTCGCTCGTGTTCTTCGCGACGGGCGCCGACGTGGCGGTGCGCTCGGCGGCCGACCAGGGACGGCTGGCCGCGGCCGTCGCCGCTGGCAAGGTCGGCGCCGGGGCGACGCGCTACGCGCCGGCGCTGAAGCTGGCCGGCAGCCTGCTGAGCGAGTCGCCGCTGCCGCGCCGCGAGGTCGTCCTGGTCAGCGATTTCCAGCGCCGCGGGTGGGAGCAGTCCCCCGGCCGCGACGACCTGAAGCTGCCCGACCGGACCGAGCTGACCATCGTCAACGTCGCGTCGGGTGAGACCGCGAACCTGGCGGTGACGCCGGTTTCGCTGCAGCGTACGCGATTCGAGAATCACGATCGCGTCGCGGTGACGGCCGGACTGGTCAACCACAGCTCCAAACCGATCTCGAATGTGAACCTGACGCTCGAGGTGGACGGCAACGCCATCCAGTCGCTGCCGGTCAGTGCGGCGGCCAACGGATCGGCGAGCGTGACCTTCGCGCCCTTCACGGTCGCCTCCCGCAACATGCGCGCGACGGTCAGGCTGCCGCATGACGCGCTCGACCGCGACAACGTCTTCCATTTCGTGGTGTCGCCGTCCGAGCCGGTCCACGTGGTGGTCGTCGATCGGGCGGGCGCGGAAGGGGAAGCGCTGTACCTGACCCGCGCGCTCGCGATCGGCGAGGCGCCGCGTCTGGAGCTGACGCCGCGGACGCCGGCGACATTCTCGGACGCCGACACGCGGACGGCGCAGGTGATCGTCCTGAACGACGTGCAGGTGAGCGACGAGCTGGCCGACCGGCTCGGACGCTTCGTCTCGGCCGGTGGCGGGCTGCTGATTGCCGCCGGGCCGCACGCGACCTGGCCGGCGCACGCCGGTGCGGTCGTCCCGGCGCTGCTCGGCGATGTCGTCGATCGCACCACGTCGGTTCCCTCCCGGTTGGGCGCGCTCGAGTTCAGCCATCCCGTGTTCGAACTGTTCCGCGCGCCGCGGAGCGGCGATTTCTCAGCCGCGCGATTCTACGGGTATCGCGCCACCGGGCAGCCGGCCGGCCAGGTGCTGGCGCGATTCGACGACGGCACCGCGGCGCTCCTCGAGCGAAAGGTGGGAGCCGGCCGCGTGCTGGTCTGGACGTCGACGCTCGACCTGAGCTGGAACGACATGCCGGTCAAGGCGGTGTTCCTGCCCTTCGTCCAGACGCTGACGAAATACCTGGCGGATTACTCCGAAGCACCCGCATCATTGACGGTGGGACAGGTCATTCCGGCGCCGCGCCGCGCCGGGCTTCGCGCCGCATCGACCTCGCGGGGCGGAACCGTCGCGGTGGCCCCTTCCGGGGCGCGCGTCTCGGTCGAGACGGAGGATGGCGCGCTGGAGCTTGGCGAGCAGGGGTTCTACGACGTCCGCACACAGGGGGCGGGCGCCGATTCGGCGACGGTGCTGGCGAGCAACGTCGACCTGAGCGAGTCGGATCTGACGCCGATGGATCCGCGCGAGCTGCAGGCCGCGATTGCCGGCCGGGCGACGGGATCGGCATCGGGCGTCGGCGAGGCGCGGCCGAGCGCCGAGGCGCAGGCGCAGGCGCAGCGGTTGTGGTGGTACCTGCTGGTGGCGGGCGGACTGCTGCTGGCCGGGGAAACGCTGCTGGCCAACCGACTGTCGACGAACGCCTCGAGATTGTCGTGA